The Musa acuminata AAA Group cultivar baxijiao chromosome BXJ3-6, Cavendish_Baxijiao_AAA, whole genome shotgun sequence region CGATATGGGTTGATAGCATCCGTTCTAAGAGGAGGGAGGCAGACTTAATGGAATTATCTCTATGTATGGGAGGAAATCACCCTCTCCAGGTGGGATACAATGAATGGGCTGGTGGAAGTTGCCATAGTTGCTGGAGAGGGTGCATGAGGGAATAGACGACTGAAGAAATCTCTCCATAGCAAGTCTGGCAACTCTGATGTCCATGAACCAAAGGGCAggagccatcttagcaccctctTGAGAAGGAAGAGATCCAGGTCTTGTTGGTCCAGATCCATAGCCGACCTCAGAGATGTCATCCATGGAGCCAGGAGGCAGATGGAGAAGCCAAACTGCAGCAGCCCAAGGTCTATTGGGAGCAGTGAGGTGCTGAACCCCATAGCCCATGAGGTGGTTCTTAGTGACACCAGATGTGAGCTCAAGATAGCTACTGGACCAGGGAGTTACCATGGGGGTGGTGGTGACGTGGGATCCACCTATGTGGGCACCCTCAGGCCTGGGACCCCAGGCCCTGGAGGAAGCAGCACCACAGCCCTAAGGAAGGCCACTTACATCTTTGCAGATAGACAGGGTTATTCTTCACTTTCTGATGCTGTTCTTGGCAATGCTGGTGCTGATCATGCTTCTTTGAAAGTCTGGCCTTCTACTGGTCATTCTAGTCCTTCACTCTGCCATAGCTATAGGGAGCAGTTTGGCAGATGGGAGGATTTGGAGGCACATCATCTGTCCAAGCATGCAGGTAAACGAGGGtatttctcttctctcttcctgATCTTTCTGTGCTTCTCTCTCTTGACATTTTAGCATTTCTTCTTTTTGATGCTA contains the following coding sequences:
- the LOC135641359 gene encoding uncharacterized protein LOC135641359 produces the protein MEKPNCSSPRSIGSSEVLNPIAHEVVLSDTRCELKIATGPGSYHGGGGDVGSTYVGTLRPGTPGPGGSSTTALRKATYIFADRQGYSSLSDAVLGNAGADHASLKVWPSTGHSSPSLCHSYREQFGRWEDLEAHHLSKHAVSELLEGNSSRKIGEIICKASWSKSESSCGRLQRVLKVYMVLQTFAHQISAAFATF